The Lates calcarifer isolate ASB-BC8 linkage group LG11, TLL_Latcal_v3, whole genome shotgun sequence genomic sequence GGAGACGTGAACctggaaagagaagaagaagaagaagagggggggAGGTCATTTTTAGGGCAAAGATGTGATGAtgagagcagctggaggaggatgaggagggtgAGATGATGAAggccacacactgacagcacatGCACCCTTTCTGAGgccctccccaccccccaaaaaaaccctCAAAGACAGAACAACCGTCgctgttgcagcagcagcagcagcagacatcGCGATACTCAAAACGTCTGGAGTAATTCATCCATCAGTGCATGTCTCGGGCTTTATGTACCCGAAGCGTCCACACAGCCATAACGGTAATAATGAATGCGCATGATGTACGGAAATGAGTCGTGAATGctcctctcttttttaaaaaaaaaacagcagcagaaacgCAACGTAACGCAAACACAAGAAGAATTTGTCAGGGCCTTTAAGgttggagagaaaagagaaaaagatgcgGCGCTGTTTCATACATTCAtgtgaaagaagaggaggaaaaaaagggtgTCATCATGAATTGTAATTACGGGCTGTATCCAGGAGGAAATAGGCTTCTTTTCTACCGCTCCGGACCCCATCTGTAAAAATACTGTGGTGAATCAGGAGGCTTATTATCCTCAGACGGGAGATGAATCGCTGtcttaataaaataaatggatTAAATAAGGGGGAAAGGCCGttttttaaaatgcacagaTAGCCTCACACCGCTATCACATCATGGTGGGAGGTGCCAATCATCCTGTAAATGATGTAGGCCTAATTAACAGATGAAATCACAAGATATCACGCAGCTgggttggatttttttttgggAGATGATTAACGTTAATTTGAGAAAACGGTGCGCCGCTTTGGCTTTATTCCGACTGCAAGGCGTCTATTTCCTATCAACACCCCACTGccccccttctccctccctctctctctctctctcacacacacacacatacacacacaccaccctaccccccctcctccccctccctcgcctccctcccctcccacccATAAAAACAGCTGGACGGGTAAGATCTGCGCGCCGCACATCACCGTGGATTTCAGCCGCCACCGAGCGTTTCGTGTGTTCTTACCCTCTCCATGATCGACAGAGAACGGAAATAAACGCGCATCGTTGCCCGGTTCACTCCATCAGAGCGTCTGAGAGGCGAGAGGCTGCAGGTTATCCCCGTTACAGCCCGGTTACCAGCCTGCcccatcccctccctctctctctctctctctctctctctctctctgtatctctctctcgcTGCCGAGGGAGCGACGGGTTCGGCTCGACGCTGCGTCAAGACGCACgcagaaaataaagacaacatCCGGTCAGGACTTTCAAAATATAACACGCGAGTCTGAAACGGATCTCCCCATTCATAGTTTCTTCATATTCAGAGTGTTTTAATCTATGAAGTTTTATATTTCTATCTGTCAGTTTGGAGGTGTTTggataataataaaagaaagaatTACAATacacgcaaataaaaacaaatgagaaagGAATCataagagaaacaaacaaaaacttattAACAAATAGCTGTAGTTCCCAATGTGGAGGTCAAGACTCATCCCCAAAAAGACACAGTACatctaataatataataaactgatttaaattaagaaatgaaagagaatttTCTTTACCTCCTCTAGACTCTAAAATATTTCATATAGTATTTATATCATGCTCTGAAACTGACatattaaacatttgtttacaaGTAAACAGAGCTTTGTTTTGAAGcatcacaagccaaaaaggctGGGGGACACAGATTTACAGTGAGTGCATATACAGAAGTAATGAACAGCTTCCATCAGCTTGAACTTTACTTGAGTACTTCCATTTTAAACTACTTAAAATCCCACTTCACTAAAATTCTGAGAAAACATGGTCTATTATACACATGCCCTTGGATATATTAAAGCTATACTGACTGCTCGTGGACATACAGATGACAGAAATATACTGTCATATCgtttcttttgaaaaacaaaggaGTAAAAACACATTACTTCTTTGAATAGGTTACTACTTGgaagagatttttattttgaagacatAAAATAGTGCTTCCGCTCCTCCATCGGATGTTTCTATATAACTTGACAACCTCCCATCGTTTAtcctccctcatctctccttctcctctgaaGGATGCTGGGTCTTAAAGAAACAAGCGTTTACCGGCTTCCTCCATATAAACCCTTCACACCCTCACACTCACCTCTGACCGCACTTTGattcttatttttctgtctttcaaaataaaaccagctcACATTGTCCGAGCTGCTCATTTCTCAGTTTAGTCTCACTGTGTGGAAGATGAAActtgacaaaataattaaacaattGCGCCCTCTGGCGGATGAACGGGGGAACTGCAGTACACTGGCACCACAAGGTTGAGAGTTAAATGTCTACATTTAAGGCAAATATCATGAGTGCACTCTTTTGTGAAATTGAAGGTTATGAtgaatttttttaaatgtcaaattcagCAAAACAGAACTCTGGAATCACCATAAATATGACTTTTGTTAAAAGTTTACATTAAGTTCAGGCACTTTTTAGGTTTACTGGGGCTCACTGTAACAATTGAATAATTTTTCTggaacaaattaaataaaaaaggacaaatttctttttttaatcattgaaTCACCCGCTATTCACGTCAAAAGATGGACAGACACGTCAGTAAGAATTTACCAATCAACATCACTGGTCAGGAAAAGGCTCGGtccttcagccaatcagaggccaGGGGAGGCGGGTTTagaaagggggagggagaggaggagggagtgacGTAATGTTCTCTTCAGACAGGTTGATGTAGAGCACATCCAAATTCAAtcttatataaataaataaatatgtggaGATTTCAAAGAGAAAGGGAGCGAGAGGAAAGTCTGGGATAAAGGACGAGTTTTAGGACGTAAAGGACAAAATATCTGAGTTTCTAAAAACATGTCTCTAAGAGTCACTACTGAGTGAATTAAGTTTTTATGATCATGTTATGCATACAAATACTATAAAAACCTGCcgtgaaaacacaaacatgcacatacagataATTCTGAGACCAGTTTTCAGCAGAATTCATAAATCACTTCCCAAACATATACCAAATACTAATTTTGGAAAAAGCAggataaatacaaattaaataaattatacCTTCATTTCCAAGCAAGTACTTTTAATTAGTTTGTATTTATGTTCTTCAAAATCACCTGTATGTGCTACTATCTCATCAAACTGCAGATCCcctgcttatttatttattttactacatGTCCTTTGTTTATCTATTGTtcagtattttatgtttttcatattgAGATGTGACTGTCTTTGTGGACGACAGACTGAGCCTGAGAGATGAGTCAGTAAACATGAAGCTCTCCAGTTCACTGGATCATAGACtagtaaaaaaattaaaataaaataaaattatctgCAAATACACAAGAGAGACTCAGTCTTGAATGACaacttcatgttgttgttgatgtgagATTTTAGAAACAcataaagagagagcagagaggaacagacgagcacacagacactgtgattTGGCAACGTCACCCGAATTAGGTTTATTACTAAAAGCTCAGCACAACAgccagaagaggaggaggaggaggaggaggaggcaccACTTACAGAATTACAGTGTCTGTTCATCTTTAAGGGATCACACAAGTCACAGTGGCCACAATCATGGAATAATACTCGTGCTATTAAACTTGAATAAAGATAATGTGTAATCAcagcaaaaagtaaaagttaaatTACTCTTATTGAAGAAAATAAGTTATTGTGTTATTGTACAGGAACTGCTACTGTCAACAAAAAGTGCATCAGATTGTTTGTGGTGCATTtaataattgtgttttgtttttgagtaaaATCCAAACATGCACAGTAACAGATACATGTAGTGGAGTAAATAGTATTCTTATGTAAAGTATCAGTAAAAAGagacaccccacccccaccccctggAGCGCAGTGTACACACCTGATCACACAACATGGTGCCCTCCTGCTGTGACGTCTTAACAGTCCCTCTGACAGTGTGTTGACAGCTTCAGTGCCACCTCTGGTCACAGACTGTTGGGATGAAAtgccagagctgctgctgctggtgtggaCGATGCCCTCTGCAGAGcaacagatacaaacacagcatGGACCTGATACAGGTGAAGAAGAACCAGGATCACAAGTTTCAGAGGAAAGCATAATCTgaatgacatttgacatttcaaaataaaagcactctGCTTTTTGTGAATCCTACGGATGAAACCATCATAAATACTCACTTCATGACTCAGGCAGCCTCCTTAAGACATCTTTATTTGGCTGGTGTGACAGTGGTGAGTGACAGGAGGCAGCTGCATGGACACCAGAAGAGGATATGCCCCCCCGCAGGGTCATGAGAGGTCAGCGGGTTAGAGGAATGCTGATAGGAATGCACTGAGCAGCAGCCAGGGGAGCATCTCGTCAGTACAGGACAACAACAAGGATCAGTGGGTCCCTGGGGAGCCATGACAGTGGACAACAGGCCCAGAGTCTGTTGAGACACAGTgacccagaggaggaggaggaggaggaggaggagcagggtgAAACCAAAGGATTACAGGGATTTCTTAGCATTAATGCTGTAAATATAATGTTTTAGGTTTTAATACAATGAATAAACATGTTCTTGGAAGTTGCAACTTCATATCTGAAGAAAAATCACAGCTGTGATCTTTTCAACTCATGTTTATcttgaaaaaacacaaataaaacgaAGGAATAttaggaaaaataaacagacagggAAGTATCAGAGTGAATAACTTAAGACTTATACTTAACGGCTGGGTTCACTCACCTCTAATCAAGCCATTCATTCATAGTAGACTGAAGACAGGAGGGTTGACTGATGCCATCTTTAACCGTTATCGGTAAAGAGAAGGTTAATGCTAACACTCACCGCTAATGGTGATGCTAACGCTTGTCGCTAATTATttagctcgttagccttaccttcgtcCCACAGGTtgcaacaaaaacagctccaacgcttgttttagcatccagacttGTAATTAAGTTTCTCATCGTGCTAACAAACCGAAGCGACGACTAAAACGTTCGTTTTATTGTATTTCTTACTCgttttttctgcttgtttgtctgctttgtttGTCCGTCGCGCTGCTCTTCCGCTGTAGGTCATAACCTATGACGACACACCCCAGCCAATATGCTGATTGGTCCGCTAATTATGTTCCCGCCTAGCAGCgtctgcctctgattggtcgaaaTAACGCTAGCCAATGGAAAAAAGTGAAGACTGAGGAAAGGCTTGGCGAAGCGGAACGGTGACATGGAGGGTTTGTTCCCGCCCGTTGCTGGACCCTGGACAGAACAATAACTGTTGCCGTGGCAACATatgttagctagcttagctaAACAACGTCTCTTGAACTCACAATTCAGCATATTTAAACAAAGATCAACAACTACTACAGACTATTATAGATTTTGGTGTTCAAGTTACTTGAATTCAACAATTAAGGACgcactataaataaaatatggaaCATTTACCtacctgaataaataaaagatggaGTTCAACATATAGAGGATATATTTTCACTAAACCTACAACCACAGCCTTGCCAAGCAGTCATAGAGTGATGGTTATCAACCAATAAATCAACCCAGTTTGTTTAGAGTGACAGTGTCAAAAAGACTGGATCTTAGGAAACAACAGGGATATGATACAGTTGAAGTAATTTTAATTCACAAAGCCTGGTTAAGAGGTTTTAAATTAAGACTTTATTTGAGGATGTTTATGAGTTTACACTGAAGACCGTGCATGGATGAAAACTTCACTGAAACTGAAgggtttttttaatgtacatgTACAGATTATCTGTTGTTTTGAGATCTTTAATCTAATGTAGACCACAGAAATGAACACACGGTACAATATGTCATGATTCACGAGCAGAGTCTGCATGAATTCATACGTACAGTTCACATAATTCAGTGTGTAGAGCCCATCTGGAAATCTGTGTCAGTGCAAatcagaatgtgtgtgtttaaatatgtgtgtgtttgagtgtgtgtgtgtgtgtgtgtgtgtgtgtgtgttaaggctGTTGGAGCGTGGTGCGTTAAGTGTGTAAAGGCAGATTCTGTGGAGGCTCTGCGGGCAGATTATTCTGGCCTTCAGCTTGGTGATCAGCTGGGGCTTTTGCCTCTgtggaaaaaaggaggaagaaaattCACTTgactgaaaactaaaacaacacaaatccATACCAAAAAATCTCTCACATCTCAGTTTGTTTACCTTTATCTTCAGGTTTATGTGCCTCTGGTTGAAACTGTAGTTCTCCGTTGGGACCTGCAGGAGGCTGCCCgtctgctgcctgctgctcctTCTGTCTCTGGGACATCTCTAACACCgcctgaaataaaaaaaacagtgttataATACATGCTGAAAACTGGGGATCAGGGTCTCAGATGGCATGGATGGACAGTCACCTGCTGGTACTCTCTCTTCTGGGCCTCCAGTGCTTTGCCCCgctccttcagcagctcctgctcCTGACGTAGCGTCTCCGCcctcctcttcagctcctcctctttgtccctGAGCTCGGCCTCAAATCGCTGGAGCTCCTCCTCCGTGTACACCGGCTTGGCGTCCAGAGTCTGGAGGAGACGGCAGGGAAATGATGGTTTTTTATCCTCTCACTGTTTCAGCAGAAGGTAATTTAACGGCAGCGTGAGGAGACATCGCTATATAtccctaccagactccattgagaaaaacaggaattttaccgagcagcacacaggagctgctggaatacagcTACCTcgattggttagtttgtttgtgttattgtgtgactttcagcgATAGAAGAAGTCTTTggataagtaaaagtacaatatCAGTACAAACCTGTCTGGAATCCAGTCCTGCTGTGCACACACCTTTATTTAACCAAGCAGGAAACAGTAACTAACCAAAACActcacatttgacattttccagCTTCTTTCTTTTATCTGAACCACATCTGATCATCCACCCCACCTCCCCGCCCCTCACACCACCTCTGGGGCTCTTTACCTCCCACTCTTTGGGGCTATTGAACTCCTTCTTCTCTGTGGATTTGAGGAACTCCTCCAGGCTGACGAGCCGGTCCTTGTTTGTGTCCACCTTCAAACACAGAAACGTTAAGATACGTCACACAAAAGCAAGACCGATTGATGGGAGATCAACGTAAATAATCAGGACTCACATTCTTCATGATGTGCTCCCTCATCCtcagtctctcctcctccatctccatcatATCGTCCTCCTCATTCTTTGGGTCGTAGACCTTCtccagctggaggagggagatgaaCAGATGTTAGCTGCTGCAGGGACGCAGGGTTAAAACAAACCCAACGAGTAAAACCTTCAGTTTCTAACCTCCTTAGTGAAGAGAGCCTCCAGTTCCTGCTCGTCTAAAACACCATCTTCATTTGTATctaaacagagcagagaagtcACGACGACTGGATTCGTATCAAACTCATCGgtatgaaaagaagaaaaggggcTGTGAAGGAGGAGTAGCTACCCACCGTGCAGTTTGAAGAAGGTTTTAGGGTTGAACTCTTGTGGATCCAGTCCGTCCGTCTCCTCCCAAACTTCCCTCAGCTGAGCAACGCTTCCCTGAAGGTGACAAAACGCAGCAGAAACACGTAAGAAAGCTCGATCCACTTCCACCTGTTTCCATTGATAATGAACACAGATGCATCCGCTGTCCCACCGGAGCGTTGACTTTGGGGTGCTGGCGGTGCTTCTCCTTCAGCTCCTgcatcctcttctcctctttctccctcttctcctggTCCAGGCCCTTCAGGTACTCCCGCCTCTCGTGCTCCTTCAGCATCTCGTAGCGCTTGAACTCCTCGTGTCTCTCGGCGTCGTAGTTCTCCAGGTCCTTGGTGGCCTGGACGAGGAGGAAACAAGTCATCATTAGAAAAGTGGGCTCACATTTAAAACAAGGCAGGAACAGACGTCTGATCAGCGTCATTAGGATCTTACTGTTGAGATCAGCAGCTCGAGGTCTTTGGCCTCAAACGTGTTTTGGTTGTGTGGATCCAGATGTTCAAACTGCTTCAGCAGGGACGCGTGGTCCATCTGCAGacctgcaacagcaaatacatgaCTTACCAACCACATAATTATTCTGGTCTTAGCATTAGATCTGTTATCTATTGTGACTGAtcagatgaagagagaagaTCAGCTGTGAGAGAAGGAGGGACTGAGTCTCATTGTGGTCTCAGTAAACATGTAGGAAACGGGGCATCGTACAGTCTTTGACCTCTGTTTTTGTTAGTTtgtactgaaaataaatcagccAAATGAAGGGATCATTAATTATGTGTAAATCTGACACAGTCTGCAAACGAGTccactcactctgtgtgttgGTGCTGTCCAGTTTGGCCTTCAGCAGCATCCTGAGACGAGACACCTCCTGCCGCTTCAGCTCATCCAGGCGAGTCCTGACATTGTGACCGACCAAATCCAGCTCTTTACTGAGACGACCGTTCTGATGGAGAACGAAATAAATACTAAATGTCAGGAAGCTTTGTgggtgaggatgaagagagaagcAGCAAGAGACGGATTCTGACCTTGATGTCCTCGGTGTTCGCCGtctgcagtttctctctgaAGTGAGGGTCCGTCTCCAGAACCTCGATCACCTCTCTGAGATACCGGTCGTAGTACAGACCCGTGTCCTGCAACAGTGTGTTGTAAAGGGCAGGTTATTCACCCCAAACTGAATCTCTGCTAAAATCTCATATCAACAAGAGAACAAGTTAGAGAATGAGTCTGTTACCGCATTCTCCTCCTGGACGTCCTCTTTAACTTCCTGGTTGTCTCCATTGCGATCGATAGGCACTGACCAGACCCcggcagagatggagagaagcagcagccaGCCAGGTTTCAAGTTCATcctccttcaaaataaaagacggaggaaggaaggaggtgtgtgagaaataaaaactaGCCAGGGTGAAATGTTATATCCtatttcattcaaaaatatCCTCTTTTATTCATGTCTCTTCTCTTGTAGTTCGCTTTAAACCTTTCACAAATTCATATTAAGATTGAATTTTATTATTCTGTCTTCAGTCTTATTCTGCTCCCTCATTGTGTCTTTTTTACATCGCcttgtgtttcttttgcatCATGTCTTCCTGCCTCATGCAAGGCACTCTGAATGACCTTGTTGTTGAATGGCTCTATACAAATTGATTTGCACGCTTAGCAGATTGAAGCTTCTGGTCATTGCTCATTGtagttatcatcatcatctatttCACACCTGAGCAGACAGCAGAAATCTctataaaaacatgaacacCGGACTCCAATCATAACCAGGATAACTCCCTGTGTGTAAACATACTAACTGATGGCAGTAAGTTAGCTTAAGCCAATAATGTGTAGTGTAAATAGTTGGTGGCTGGTGTGTATGCCGAATTTACAAGGAGACCATAGAGACTTATAAAAGGTCTAGAGTTGAAAGTTTTTTGGACGTGTGTTTATTCACCGATATGAAGAAGTTAGAATATTATATTTCTTAAGCGGAGTTTGGCGTAACGATCCGTTCTGGAAAGCGCCTTTTCTGAGATAAATGGACAGGGTATATTTAGTCTAAGACGTCAGAAACGTCgcttaactgaaaataaaacacggtTTAACTGTGATATTAGTTTTTTAATggcattgtttgtgtttgtagctTGTTAGCTAATTAGCTTGTAGAAGGACAACACGGATGCGGATGAGAGGTTAGAGTGATTACGACGCAAGAGAGAAACTGGTATTCCTGTGGCTGTAATCATTTGTGACACAACACCTGAGGTATATGTGAATTAACgtttgatttttaaaagatttCAAACACTATTTGCTCTTTAACCGTAATTTTAAAGGTGATATAACAGGTGCTAGTTATCCATTACCACAGCCGCAAGCTACGGGAAAAAAATCTAGAACAGTTCCTCCTCCGTTGTCCTTCTTATATCTCATGACTTTCTCTGAAATTTTAATCAAACTCAGCTGGTTTAAAAACTAGAATTTAAATTTGTCTTACCAGAGAAATGTCCTAAAATAGCTCGTCTCTTACCGCGGGTGTGTTTTTGATTTCTGATCCAACGCCGAAAGCACGATCTGTATTTGCGTCGGAGAAAATTGACGTCATGGCACAGGAGCgctgtgctgccttcagggaCCGTCGGGATTAATAGAAGtagtattttttctttatgaATAGACGACTTAAATATAGGATTATCATTCAATTATTAACTCACAGTGAAAGTAACATCATATTATGATGGCAAATTTGGTAAATCATTAATTCGTTTAATATCAAACATATTTTGagcaactgttttttttctttttcgtACTTGAGCTCAAAAATATTACCAAAatagtgattttaaaaataaaataaaaaagcaaaaacagtcaCCAAAACTTCCTTCTGCCTAGGGGTCAAATAAAGAGCTTATTACGTCCCACTAGAGTCAGATGAACTGCAACTAACAGCAAGAGCTCTATGCTATGAATAACACTTGAAGGCATCATTATCCTATTATTAAATAATAGACACAAACTATGTACAAaagtttttaattgttttaaaaatagatttgttGTATATTTAATTCAGTACATGAACACAAAGTCATGGCAAATTGAAATAAATTAACATCAAAGGAGACAACAATTGCACGTGATAATAAATTAAAGGTATAAATATTATGCATCAAAATAACATCTACATCCCTACAATAAAattaatagaataaaatatGGCACATGGGAAACACAGTTGCAAAATTgttcacaaataaataaaaataaattagcaGTCactcaataataataacaaacaatCATGTCAACGTGTATAAAACCATGTCTGAGCATTTTGAGGTCATTTTCAATTTATATCAGTTTGACTGATGAACATGGAGGGCTCTGATTGATTTACACTTTCAATGCAACACAGCTGATTCAGTGTTTAGAAGTCAATCTCCCTCATGTCAGTAGGAGTCCCGGCTCTTTCGTTCTCCACCTCCTCGTCTTTCTCCGAGGGGCCCTGCTGAAGCCCACTCCTCAGCCGCTGCCGGAGGCCATGTTCGATCATCTCGCTGTAGCACTGCAGCACCGCCTGAGCAgcaagaggaagaaatgaaggaTTGTTGTCACAGATGCAAGTCAAATAAACGTATATGTGCAGTCTCAGACTCCTCAGACTCACCAGGTCAGTCTGGCACAGCTCTGCCAGTGCTTCACTCATCAGAGCCAGCTGAGAGGGGCCCCTGCTGCCCAGACCTCTCAGTGCACAGTTCAGCGACGCAGCAGCAACAAGTGACGGCGGAGCTCCAAGAAACCGGGAGTCGCAGACGCACATGGCGGCCAGCGTGTCGCTGTGCCGCCGCAGGGTGGAGAGCAGCTCCTCCTCGGACTCGCCGCCGCCTCCGTCTCCTCTCTGCGGCTCCACGGAGGCGAGAAAATGTGGGAGGAAGTCCTGAGGAGTCACGGCTGCTGTGTCCCAGCGGAGCGTGGCGAGGATGACTCGCTCCATTTCCTGAGGACGGAGGGAACAGGTGCATTTAAGAGAGAGAGTTGTATGATATTATGAGAATAAGTATTGTGTGTGCTAATACTGTCAGCTTGGATTTGGTGCATTTAAGTTCAGTGATACTGAAACAGAGCCATTATATCCTCATTGATAATCACTGATTCACCTCAGTTTTAGGTTCAAAATCAGATAAAAGCACCAAAGTTAAAGTGAAGCATtcagtcaaaatgttttcacagctCAAACAAGCTTTTCAAACAGGAGGGTTTCCTGCTTCTCCTCATCATATTTTCTAAGAAACTGAATCTTTTCGGTTTTTAACTTTTTGTCAGACGTCATTTTGAGCTTTCAGGCAAAAATCATCActttatttgtcaaaaaaagaatcaaaatatGATATTTTGGGCTGTGGTAGCTGGTAATAGgcgtctgtgtgttgttttcccCAGTTAACAGTATAGATTCTATGATTGATCGGtgaaataaacaatataaactGGAGGTTGCTGCCTAATTTGATTGGAAATTCACATCATCAGatactttttaatttgtttgcaCTGTGATATgactgctctgatgttttctcatTAAGATTAAACACCATAAAAAGGTGTAAAACATATTCTGTGGTTAAAGTGAAGGTTTAATTAGTTTACACTCAGTGTAAGTAAAGTTACTCACCCTCAGGGTCGAAGGCTGGAAGCTGTACTCAGCTGCAGCGCAGAGTGTGTCGGCGGTGACGTTGTCGCACTCCGTGAGTTTGGAGGCGATGAGGATGCAGCCGGCGGCCAGGCAGTACGGCGAGAcgggcagagacagagaggcggACAGGAACCTGTCCATCAGAGAGACGGACAGAGGGAACACGGCCTCGTCGCAGCCGCACTCGCAgcacacctgcagagagagagagaggaaacgcAGAGgtgtcacagctgcagctctgcagcatcACCAGGGTTTGGATTA encodes the following:
- the ccndx gene encoding cyclin Dx, with translation MDRGMSVSLWCEEVEDDQSQDQDQDQDRGHIRGPSQLRAAWDPTVSGHRVIQRLLHVEERYMPSMLYVTLIQRDPERREELAKWALEVCCECGCDEAVFPLSVSLMDRFLSASLSLPVSPYCLAAGCILIASKLTECDNVTADTLCAAAEYSFQPSTLREMERVILATLRWDTAAVTPQDFLPHFLASVEPQRGDGGGGESEEELLSTLRRHSDTLAAMCVCDSRFLGAPPSLVAAASLNCALRGLGSRGPSQLALMSEALAELCQTDLAVLQCYSEMIEHGLRQRLRSGLQQGPSEKDEEVENERAGTPTDMREIDF
- the nucb1 gene encoding nucleobindin-1, yielding MNLKPGWLLLLSISAGVWSVPIDRNGDNQEVKEDVQEENADTGLYYDRYLREVIEVLETDPHFREKLQTANTEDIKNGRLSKELDLVGHNVRTRLDELKRQEVSRLRMLLKAKLDSTNTQSLQMDHASLLKQFEHLDPHNQNTFEAKDLELLISTATKDLENYDAERHEEFKRYEMLKEHERREYLKGLDQEKREKEEKRMQELKEKHRQHPKVNAPGSVAQLREVWEETDGLDPQEFNPKTFFKLHDTNEDGVLDEQELEALFTKELEKVYDPKNEEDDMMEMEEERLRMREHIMKNVDTNKDRLVSLEEFLKSTEKKEFNSPKEWETLDAKPVYTEEELQRFEAELRDKEEELKRRAETLRQEQELLKERGKALEAQKREYQQAVLEMSQRQKEQQAADGQPPAGPNGELQFQPEAHKPEDKEAKAPADHQAEGQNNLPAEPPQNLPLHT